CGATCAGCCGCAGGACGGCCGGGTGGAGTTCGTCGAACCGGTCGGCGACGTTCTCGTTGTTACGGTCGACCGCGAGCGTGTACTGGGTGAGGTCGTTCGTCCCGAAGGAGGCGAAGTCGATGCCCGCCCCGGCCATCTCCCCGACCGAGAGCGCCGAGGCCGGCGTCTCGACCATCACCCCCCAGGTGCGCTTGTCGGGGTCGATGCCGGCCTCGGTCATGAGGCGCCTGGCCCGGTAGACGTCCTCGGCGTCGTTGACCAGCGGGAACATGATCTCGACGTTGTCGTAGCCCATCTCGTAGAGGCGGCGGAACGCCTCGAGTTCGTAGGCGAAGACCTCCGGCCGGTCGAGCGAGCGGCGGATGCCGCGGTAGCCGAGCATCGGGTTGTGCTCGTCGGGTTCGTCGGCGCCGCCTTCGAGTTCGCGGAACTCGTCGGTGGGGGCGTCGAGGGTGCGCACGCGGACGGGCCGGGGGTAGAACTCGTCGGCGACCGTCCGGACTCCCTCGACGAGTTCGCCGACGTAGGCGTCCTCGCCCTCGTCGGCGACGAACTTCGCGGGCGTCTTGCCGAGCGAGAGGATCATGTGCTCGATCCGTAGCAGGCCGACGCCGTCGGCCCCGGTCGCCGCGGCGCGCTGGGCCGCCTCCGGGATCGAGACGTTCACCTTCACCTCCGTCGCCGTCATCGGCTTGACCGGCGCCTGCGGGCGGACCTCCTCGACGGGTTCGCGCTCCTCCTCGGGGGTCCGGACACCCTCGAGGACGGTCCCCCTGTCGCCGTCGATCGTGATCGGCTGGCCGTCTTCGAGGGCGTTCGTCGCGTTCTGCGTGCCCACGACGGCGGGCACCCCGAGTTCCCGCGAGACGATGGCGGCGTGGCTGGTCATCCCCCCTTCGTCGGTGACGATGCCCGCGGCGCGTTTCATCGCCGGCACCATGTCCGGCGTCGTCATCTCGGTGACGATGATGTCGCCCTCGGCGACCTTGTCGAGTTCGTCGAGTTTCCGGACGATCTTCGCCTCGCCGCCGGCCGTGCCCGGACTGGAGCCGAGGCCGTCGACGAGCACGTCGCCACGCGAGTCGCGAGCGCCGCGCTCGTCGCCCGCCTCGGCGGTCTGGACGCCGCTGCCGTCGGCGATCCCGCGGTCGGCCTCCTCGACGTCGAAGCCGACGTCGCCGTCGTCGGCGTCGCCGATCGTCGTGATCGGCCGCGACTGGAGCATGAACACGTCGTCGCCGACCATCGCCCACTCGACGTCCTGAGGGGTCCCGTAGTGGTCCTCGACGCGCTCGCCGAGGTCGACGAGGCGGTCGATCTCGTCGTCCGAGAGGACGCGCTCGGTGCGTTTCCCCTCGGACACTTCCCGCTCGACGGTCTCGCCCGTCTCCTCGTCTTTGACGTGCATCACCTTCTTCTCGGCGACGGTGGCGTCGACCGAGCGGTCCTCGCGGTCGACGACGTAGTTGTCCGGCGAGACGGCCCCGGAGACGACGGCCTCGCCCAGCCCCCACGCGGCCTCGAGGATCATCGTCGGGTCGCCCGTCGAGGGGTGGCTCGTGAACATCACGCCCGACTTCTCGGCGTCGACCATCCGCTGGACGACGACGGCGATGTCGACGACGGAGTGGTCGAACCCCTTCTCCTGACGGTAGTAGATCGCCCGCTGGGTGAAAAGCGAGGCCCAGCACCGGCGCACCCGGTCGAGCAGGTCCTCCTCGGTGACGTTCAGGAACGTCTCCTGCTGGCCGGCGAAGGAGGCGTCCGGGAGGTCCTCGGCCGTCGCCGACGAGCGGACGGCGACGAACGCCTCCTCGTCGTCGTCGCCGACCTCGCGGTAGGCCTCGAGAATCTCCTCGCGTACCTCGTCGGGGAACGGCGTCTCGAGGATCAGTTCCTGTGCGCGCTCGGCCGCCTCGGCCAGCGCGGCCGAGTCGTCGGCGTCCACGTCGACCGCCTCGAACAGCGCCTCGTCGACCCCCGCCTCCTCGATGAACGATCGGTAAGTCCCGGCCGTGACGACGAACCCGGGCGGGACGGGCAACCCGGCCGCTGTGAGTTCGCCGAGGGAAGCACCCTTGCCGCCGACGGTCTCGAGGTCGTCGGCGTCTATCTCCTCCAGCCAGAGTACAGCCATCTGTATCTGCGTGGACACCGCTGTGGCTAAAGAACTTTGCGAACGATGCATATAAATTCGAACTCGAAACCGAATCAACTCGAAATATTACATCGCCGACGGCGCCGGGTCGGGCCGCTTCTGGCTCGAATTCGTTCCGTCACAGGGGTTATTACAGTTCGCGGAGTGGTCGCTGACGTGAACGCACGCGAGGCGCTGAAGTGGATGGTACTGTATCGCACGATCGCAACCGGGTCGTTTCTGGCCGGTCTCCTGTCGGTCGCCGCCGGACTGGTTCTGGGGCTCGACGGCGGCCCCCTCGCGTTCGTCGCCGACCCGTCGGCGGCGCTCGCGGACGCCGACGGCACGGTCGTCGTGGCCTTCGCGCTCCTCGGCTTCGTCGTCTGGCAGGGCGGCAAGACGCTGGCGCTTTTCCTGACGCTCCCGCGGGCGGCCGGACGCGCCGCCGCCGAGGAGTTCGACGTCTCTCACCTCAAAAGCGACCTCCTCCAGGGGCTCGACGAGCGGCTGACGGCGATGGAAGAAGACGTCCGGGAGACCCGCCGGCACGTCGCCGGCCCCCGACGCGAGGGGACCGCCGACGGGTCCGAGTCGCCGTCCCGGCAGTCGGCCGGCGCGGGTGGGTCGACAGCGACCCGCGACGACGGACAGTCCGATCCCCTCCCCTGACCGCGTTCAGGCCTCCAGAATCTCGTCCTCGTCGTCCGGCGGCACGGCCAGCGTCCCGTCCAGCGACGTCACGCCGCGGCCGCCGACCCTGACGCCGCCGTCCAGTCGGACCCGGACGAGCCCCGGCCGGTCGACGTAGTGGCCCTGTTCGAGGCGGAGTTCGTCGGGCGCGTCGCCGTCGAACGCGCCGTAGCGGTCGAGGTAGGCCGCGACCGCGCCGCTTGCCGTCCCCGTTACCGGGTCCTCGGGGACGCCGGCCGCGGGGACGAACGCCCGCCCGTGTAGCGTCGAGTCGGCGTCGAGCGCGTCGAACGTGAACAGGTAGACGCCGACGGCGTCGACCGACTCCGAGAGGGCTTCGATCGCCCCGAAGTCGGGGTCGGCCCCCCCGACGTCCGAGAGGTAGGTGATCGGGACCGCGAGGAACGGCAGTCCGGTCGAGGTGACCGCCAGCGGGAGGTCGGCGCTCGCCCCTTCGAGGGCCACCCGGTCGACGCCCAGCGCAGCGGCGACGCGGTCGTACCCGAGGTCGACCTCGCGGATCGTCGGCGCGTCCTGGTTCATCCAGACCGTGCCGTCGGTCTCGACCTCGATTTCGAGGACGCCCACGTTCGTTTCGAGGGTCGTGGTGCCCGGTTCCAGCCCCTCGTCGTGGAGGTGAGCGAACGACCCGATCGTCGCGTGCCCGCAGAGGTCGACCTCCTGAGTGGGCGTGAAGTACCGGATCCGACGGTCGGCGCGGTCGCTCGACCGGAGGAAGGCGGTCTCGCTGACGGCCATCTCGGCGGCGATCGCTTGCATCTGTTCGTCGGACAGGCCGTCGGCCCCGGGGACGACGCCGGCGGGGTTGCCCGCGAGCGGTTCGTCGGCGAACGCGTCCACCTGCAGGGCGCGGATCGTCTGCATACCGTCGGCGTCGGCGGGGGAGGGCATCAATCCAGCGTCGTCGGCCGGGCGCGTCGACCGCCGGCCGCGAGGCGGGCGGTTACCGCTCCCGCGGCACAGGGGCGTTTCACCCC
The Salinilacihabitans rarus DNA segment above includes these coding regions:
- a CDS encoding PhzF family phenazine biosynthesis protein; this encodes MQTIRALQVDAFADEPLAGNPAGVVPGADGLSDEQMQAIAAEMAVSETAFLRSSDRADRRIRYFTPTQEVDLCGHATIGSFAHLHDEGLEPGTTTLETNVGVLEIEVETDGTVWMNQDAPTIREVDLGYDRVAAALGVDRVALEGASADLPLAVTSTGLPFLAVPITYLSDVGGADPDFGAIEALSESVDAVGVYLFTFDALDADSTLHGRAFVPAAGVPEDPVTGTASGAVAAYLDRYGAFDGDAPDELRLEQGHYVDRPGLVRVRLDGGVRVGGRGVTSLDGTLAVPPDDEDEILEA
- the ppsA gene encoding phosphoenolpyruvate synthase, which produces MAVLWLEEIDADDLETVGGKGASLGELTAAGLPVPPGFVVTAGTYRSFIEEAGVDEALFEAVDVDADDSAALAEAAERAQELILETPFPDEVREEILEAYREVGDDDEEAFVAVRSSATAEDLPDASFAGQQETFLNVTEEDLLDRVRRCWASLFTQRAIYYRQEKGFDHSVVDIAVVVQRMVDAEKSGVMFTSHPSTGDPTMILEAAWGLGEAVVSGAVSPDNYVVDREDRSVDATVAEKKVMHVKDEETGETVEREVSEGKRTERVLSDDEIDRLVDLGERVEDHYGTPQDVEWAMVGDDVFMLQSRPITTIGDADDGDVGFDVEEADRGIADGSGVQTAEAGDERGARDSRGDVLVDGLGSSPGTAGGEAKIVRKLDELDKVAEGDIIVTEMTTPDMVPAMKRAAGIVTDEGGMTSHAAIVSRELGVPAVVGTQNATNALEDGQPITIDGDRGTVLEGVRTPEEEREPVEEVRPQAPVKPMTATEVKVNVSIPEAAQRAAATGADGVGLLRIEHMILSLGKTPAKFVADEGEDAYVGELVEGVRTVADEFYPRPVRVRTLDAPTDEFRELEGGADEPDEHNPMLGYRGIRRSLDRPEVFAYELEAFRRLYEMGYDNVEIMFPLVNDAEDVYRARRLMTEAGIDPDKRTWGVMVETPASALSVGEMAGAGIDFASFGTNDLTQYTLAVDRNNENVADRFDELHPAVLRLIGDVIETCREHDVDTSICGQAGSKPEMVRFLVNEGVSSISANIDAVRDVQHEVKRVEQKLLLESIR